The genomic DNA CACCGGCGTGTCGCCCAGGAACGGCGGGCGTCCCGTCACCATCTCGAACAGGACGACGCCCAGGGAGTAGATGTCGCTGCGCGAGTCGACACCCATGCCCTCGGCCTGCTCCGGGGAGAAGTAGGTGGCGGTGCCCATCACGGCCCCGGTCTGGGTGAGGCTCTCCTCGGTGTTCACGGCCCGGGCGATCCCGAAGTCCGTGACCTTGATCGTGCCCTCCTCGGTGATGAGCACGTTGCCGGGCTTCACGTCACGGTGGACGACGCCGTGGCGGTGCGCGTAGGACAGCGCTCCGGCCACGTCCGCGGCGATCTCGGCGGCGCGGTCGGGGTGCAGCGGCCCCGCCGTGCGCAGGATCGACGACAGCGGCCGGCCGTCGACGAACTCCATGACGATGAAGTAGGTGCCGCCGTCCTCGCCCCAGTCGAACACCGGGACGATGTTGGGGTGCGACAGGTTGGCCGCCGCCTGGGCCTCGCGGCGGAACCGCTCCACGAACGAGCGGTCGACCGACAATTCGGGGAACAGCACCTTGAGCGCCACCGGGCGGTCCAGGAGCTGGTCACGCGCCCGGTACACCTCGGCCATGCCACCTCGCGCCACCAGGTGCGACAGCTCGTAGCGTCCCGACAGCACGCGGGGGGTCTTCGTCGGCTCCATGCGGGTCAGAGCCTACGTCTCGTCGGATTGCGGGCTGGGACAGCCACGGTTCGTCTCCTCGTCGGTCGTTCGGGGATGGGTCGCCCCGCCACCAGGTGCACGGCGGGGCGCCCGCAGGCGGTCCTGGGCGTCACTGGCCCGCCAGGGCGGCCTGGATCATCGTCCGCATCACCGGCCCGGCCACCTCGGCGCCCGTGGCCGACAGCGACTGGTGCGGGATGACGACGGCGACCGCCACCTTGGGCTGCGACGCCGGGGCGAAGGCGATCATCCAGTCGGTCGTGGCGCTGTTGCCCTGGCCCACCTGGGCGGTACCGGTCTTGGCCGCCACGTCGTCCTGCGGGGGGAACCCCACACCCGAAGCCGTGCCGTACTTCACGACGTTCTGCATGAGGCCGGCCACCGCACTGGCCGTCTTCTGGGTGGCGGCCCGGAGCCAGGGCGTGGGGGCGTAGCGCTTCACCAGATTGTTCTGCGAGTCACGGATCTCGTACATGACGTGGGGGGTCATCACCTCGCCGCCGTTGGCGATGCCGGCCGCCACCAGGGCCATCTGCAGCGGGCTGGCGATGGTGCACTGCTGGCCGATCGAGGAGTTGGCCAGGAAGATCTGGGCGTTGCGGTAGCACGCGGGCTGCAGGAACTGAGACACCTCGTACCGGCTGTGGGGCAGGTCGATGGGTGGTTGCTGGTTGAAGCCGAAGGCGTCGGCCTGCGCCGTCATCGAGGCCGCGCCGACGCGCGTCCCGAGGATGGCGTAGCCGGTGTCGCACGACGGCGGCAGCATGGTGGCGATCGTCCCCCCGCACCCGGAGGAGCCGTAGTTGCACAGCGGCCGGTTGGGGGCCTGGCCCCCGAGCGTCCCCCCCGGGATGCAGGTGTAGTACGGCATGGGGGTGTTGACGAGGTTGGGGGCGTGCTCGTAGGCGGCCGTCGTGGTGACGATCTTGAACGTCGACCCCGGCGGGAAGATGTCCTGGTACGCGAGCGACACCGCCGGCGCGAAGCCTGTCGCCGGGTCGGCCGCGTTGTCGACCTTGAACGCCTCGGCCTCCGTGGCGATGTCGTTCACGGCAAGGGGGTTGGGGTCATAGGTCGGGTTGGAGTACATGGCCCGGACCGCCCCGGTGGTCGGGTCGAGCACCACGATCGCCCCGGCCCGGCCGCCGAGGGCCTGCTGGGCCGTCAACTGCAGCTTGCTCGACAGGGTCAGTGTGACGGTGTCGGTCACCACCGGCGTGGTGAGCAGGTCGCCGATGGTCTTGATGGGGCGGTTGTGCGATTGCATGTACGACGCGTAGACGTCCTCCACGCCCGTGGCCCCGAAGTTGTAGGACAGGTAGCCGGTGACGTGGGCGAACAGCGCCCCCTCGGGGTAGACGCGCTGGTACTTGTAGGCGCCCTTCTTGGCCCGCACCGACTGGGCCAGCACCACCCCGTCGGCGCTCTGGATGACCCCGCGCGGCTGGTCGTACTGGGCCTCGATGACCGCCGGATTGTGCGGCGAGGTGGCGTACTGGTGGGCCTTCACGACCTGCACGTTGTTGAGCTGCAGGAACAGGGCCAGAAAGCACGCCACCATGGCGACGCCGAGCCATCGGATCCGTCGTGCCATCTCAGGCCGCCCTGGGCGCCGCGGGGGCGGAGCCGGCGCCCGGCGCGCCGAGTCCCCGCGTGGTGGTCGACGTCGACGACGGGCTCGCCGGCGCGCTCGTCGTCGTGGTGGTGGTGCAGTAGGCGGGCGGGGCCGCCAGGCTGCACACCGCCTCGCGCAGGCCCGACACGTAATTGTGCGCCGCCTCCAGGGACGGCTCCTCCACCCCGCCGCGCAGGGCGGGCAGGTCGATCGACGGGATCTGCGCGGTGGTGATGTCGTAGCGCTTCACGATCTTCGGCTGGATGCCCACGAACCCGCCCCGGCGACCCTGGTAGATGACGATGTTGTCGTGGTCGAGGGCCACGAAGTAGGAGTTGTCGACGTACCAGTGCACGACCGCGTACCCGGCGTAGCCCAGGCCGCCCAGCACGACGAGGAACAGCAGCACACGCACGGTGACCCGGCGCGGGACGTGGATGCCCAGGTGATGGTCGGCACGCCCCGACGCGGCGCGGCTCGGGCCCGGGGCTGCCGAGCGGCCCAGCACGGCGGTGCCGGTGCCGTTCGCCCTGACCGGCGTGTCGCCTACCGGTGCGGACACCCCGGATCCGAGCACGCGGGGCGCGGAGGCCCCGGGGGCGGGCGAGACACCGGAACCGGCCAGGGCCGTGACCGTCCCGCCTACGGGCGACGCCCCGGCCGAGGCGGCCCGGCCCGGCCCGGCACCCCCGGCGGCGGCAGCCACCGTGGCCGCGGCCCCGCCGGTCCCCGCCGCCTGCTCGCCCACGACCACGTCCAGCACGACGGCGGTGACGTTGTCGTTCCCGCCGGCCTCCACGGCCAGGTGCACCAGTGTCTCGGCGGCCTCCCGGGGGTCGCGTGTCGCCGACAGGACGTCGGTGATGCGATCGGGCCGGACCTCGTTGGTCAGGCCGTCGCTGCACAGCAGGAAGCGGTCGCCCTCCTCGGGGACCACCTGCCAGACGTCCACGGACACGTCCGGCCCCACGCCGAGCACCCGGGTCAGGATGTGGCGGTGGGGGTGGACGGCGGCCTCCTCCTCGGTCAGTTCGCCCCGGGCCACCAGCTCCTCGGCGACGGAGTGGTCGGTCGTGAGCTGCGACAGCTCGCCGTCGTGGAAGCGGTAGGCCCGGGAGTCGCCCACGTTGGCCAGCGCCAGGCGGTCGCCCTCCTCGCCGGCCACCAGGGCCGCGGCGATCATGGTCGTACCCATCCCCCGCAGCGCGGGCTCGGCGTGGCCGCGATCGAACACGGCCCGGTTGGCGTCGTGCACCGCGCTCACCAGGCCTTCCACCGACGGCCTGCGGCCGAATCCCGCCTGCAGGGCGTCCACGGCCGTCCGTGCCGCGATCTCGCCACCGACGTGGCCGCCCATACCGTCCGCCACGGCGAACAGCGTGAGGCTCTCGAGTGCGAAGTCCTCGTTGACCGTTCGCACCCGACCGACGTCGGAGGCCGACCCCGACCGCAGGACGGTCAACGGCCCTCCGTCCGGGCCCGGTTCACCGCGACACCTCGAAGACCGTGCCGCCCACCTGGAGCAGGTCTCCCTTGCCCAGCTTCACCGCCGCCCCGATGCGCTCGGCGTTCACCCAGGTCCCGTTGGTCGATCCCAGGTCCTCGACCCACAGCGTGCCGTTACGCCGGAACAGGCGGGCGTGGATGCCCGACGTGAAGGCGTCCTCCACCCGGACCCCGCACCCGGCCGCCCGGCCCAGGGTGACCTCGTCGGAGATGTCGAACGCCTGACCCCGGTGGTCCGCGGGCTCGATCACCTTCAGTTGGAGCTTGCCGCTACGGTCCCGCCGGTCGACCGAGGGGTGGGCGCCCCCCGCCAACTGGACCTCGGCCGCCGCGCCACGCACCTTGGGGGGCCGCACCTCCACCCAGACGGCCCGGATCACCCGCAGGAAGAAGAGCCAGATCAGGGCCACGACCAGGACTTCGAGCGCCCGCAGGAGGTTCTGGTTGTCGAGCGAGGTCAGCAAGAGCACGGCTGCCTCCCCCTCACGAGGTCTCGAACCGGATCGTCGTCGTGCCCACGGTGACGTCGTCACCGTCCATGAGCACCCGCTCCTGGACAGGGACCCCGTTCACCCGGGTGCCGTTGGTCGACCGGAGGTCGACGACGACCACGTCGCTGCCGTGTCGCTTGATCTCGGCGTGGCGGCGGCTCACGTTGGGGTCGCTCAGGACGATGGTGCACTCGGGGAGCCGGCCGATCTCGACCGTCTCGGTCCCGAGGACGATCCGGGAGCCGTCCGGCATGACCAGCGATCCGGCCGACAGGCCGTCGGGCCCCTCGCGCACCTCGGCGGTCACCCGGTAGCGGCCCGCCCGCGTGGACGGGTCGCTGTGGATCTCCACGTCGACGGGGCCCACGAACACGTAGCCCTCGCTCCGGGCGTGCTCCCGGGCGGCGTCGCCGAGCTCGCGGGCGAGCACGTCGGCGAAGCTCTGGAAGCGCTCGGCGTCGTGCGGCGACAGCGTGATGCTGAAGGCGTTGGGCGCGATGAGCCCCTTCACGCCCACCCGGCGCAGGAGGTCCATCTCCCGTGTGAGGCGGCGGGCGATCTCCACGGGCTGGATCCCGCCGCGCAGTGCCTTGGAGAACGCACCTTCCACCAGACGCTCGAGGCGCTGCTCGAACTGTTGGAGTCCCATCGTGGTGGCCAAGCCTACCGGCGCGCTGTGCCCGGACGGGGTTCCGGGGACGGTGTCAGCCGAGGTGAGAGGGCACGACACGCCGTCGGCCACCACAGGTGTCAGGTCGTGAAGTGGGCGGTCGACCACACCCCGCAGTCGTCTCGTCACGCGAGTCGCACGGCCGACAGGCGAAGGGCCCGGAGCCGTCAGGTATCGTGACCGGGTCGCTCGGGCGAGTGGCGGAATTGGCAGACGCGCAGGATTCAGGTTCCTGTGTCCGAAAGGATGTGGGGGTTCAAGTCCCCCCTCGCCCACCCAGGGGTCCCGACAAAACCGGGCGGGACCCGACGACAAAACCAGTCTTCCGGGGGCTCCCCGGCTCCTGTCACAGCGGTGCTGAGCATGATCCGCTCCTGCAACCCCACCTTTTCAGCCCCATCAACCTGGCCAGGACGTTGAGGGTGCCCGCGGACGCGGTACGGGGCGCGCTCGGACCTCGAGGGTCCCTAGAGCAGGACGGCGGTGAAGGAGATCACGCCGTGAGCGGTGGGTCAGGCGGCGTCGCCTTCGCAGCCGGGACGGCCTCGGGCCACCACGACTCGATGGACAGCGTGCGTCGGCGGCGTGGGAGACGCCGGACCTTGCCGCTCTTGACCGCCGCCAGCTCGGCCAGCGCCGACGCGATCTTGCGCATGTTGGCGGCCAGCACCAGGAAGGCGACGAAGACGCTCTGAGCGGCGACACCGCGGACGCGGCGACGCTCGGCGTCATCGAGAGCCTCGTGGGCTCCGTCCTTGATGAAGCCGTTGAAACCCTCCACCGAGTTCCGCAACGTGGCGTAGTGGGCATGCCACCGGTCGCTCTGGTAGAGGAGCTCCTGGCTGAGCTTGGCCCCCGCCTCAGGGGGGACGGTCAAGCTCTGCTGGGTGCAGATGCTCGGAGGGTGGGCCTGCACCTCGGGACGCACGAGGACCCGCTTCTTGCCCTGGGTCTTGATGCTCACGGACTGGGGCTTGAGATCGCACCGGAGCACGGGGCAGGGGTTGGCTGCGGGACAGCGCACGCGGACATGTCCGTCGGCATCGGGTCGCGCCTTGGGCAGGATCAGGTAGCCCCACCGCTCCTTCAGCCGGGCTCGGTAGAGCGGCTCGTCGATGA from Acidimicrobiales bacterium includes the following:
- a CDS encoding Stp1/IreP family PP2C-type Ser/Thr phosphatase yields the protein MTVLRSGSASDVGRVRTVNEDFALESLTLFAVADGMGGHVGGEIAARTAVDALQAGFGRRPSVEGLVSAVHDANRAVFDRGHAEPALRGMGTTMIAAALVAGEEGDRLALANVGDSRAYRFHDGELSQLTTDHSVAEELVARGELTEEEAAVHPHRHILTRVLGVGPDVSVDVWQVVPEEGDRFLLCSDGLTNEVRPDRITDVLSATRDPREAAETLVHLAVEAGGNDNVTAVVLDVVVGEQAAGTGGAAATVAAAAGGAGPGRAASAGASPVGGTVTALAGSGVSPAPGASAPRVLGSGVSAPVGDTPVRANGTGTAVLGRSAAPGPSRAASGRADHHLGIHVPRRVTVRVLLFLVVLGGLGYAGYAVVHWYVDNSYFVALDHDNIVIYQGRRGGFVGIQPKIVKRYDITTAQIPSIDLPALRGGVEEPSLEAAHNYVSGLREAVCSLAAPPAYCTTTTTTSAPASPSSTSTTTRGLGAPGAGSAPAAPRAA
- a CDS encoding FHA domain-containing protein, with product MLLLTSLDNQNLLRALEVLVVALIWLFFLRVIRAVWVEVRPPKVRGAAAEVQLAGGAHPSVDRRDRSGKLQLKVIEPADHRGQAFDISDEVTLGRAAGCGVRVEDAFTSGIHARLFRRNGTLWVEDLGSTNGTWVNAERIGAAVKLGKGDLLQVGGTVFEVSR
- a CDS encoding penicillin-binding transpeptidase domain-containing protein, whose translation is MARRIRWLGVAMVACFLALFLQLNNVQVVKAHQYATSPHNPAVIEAQYDQPRGVIQSADGVVLAQSVRAKKGAYKYQRVYPEGALFAHVTGYLSYNFGATGVEDVYASYMQSHNRPIKTIGDLLTTPVVTDTVTLTLSSKLQLTAQQALGGRAGAIVVLDPTTGAVRAMYSNPTYDPNPLAVNDIATEAEAFKVDNAADPATGFAPAVSLAYQDIFPPGSTFKIVTTTAAYEHAPNLVNTPMPYYTCIPGGTLGGQAPNRPLCNYGSSGCGGTIATMLPPSCDTGYAILGTRVGAASMTAQADAFGFNQQPPIDLPHSRYEVSQFLQPACYRNAQIFLANSSIGQQCTIASPLQMALVAAGIANGGEVMTPHVMYEIRDSQNNLVKRYAPTPWLRAATQKTASAVAGLMQNVVKYGTASGVGFPPQDDVAAKTGTAQVGQGNSATTDWMIAFAPASQPKVAVAVVIPHQSLSATGAEVAGPVMRTMIQAALAGQ
- a CDS encoding DUF3662 and FHA domain-containing protein, translated to MGLQQFEQRLERLVEGAFSKALRGGIQPVEIARRLTREMDLLRRVGVKGLIAPNAFSITLSPHDAERFQSFADVLARELGDAAREHARSEGYVFVGPVDVEIHSDPSTRAGRYRVTAEVREGPDGLSAGSLVMPDGSRIVLGTETVEIGRLPECTIVLSDPNVSRRHAEIKRHGSDVVVVDLRSTNGTRVNGVPVQERVLMDGDDVTVGTTTIRFETS